One Coccinella septempunctata chromosome 1, icCocSept1.1, whole genome shotgun sequence DNA window includes the following coding sequences:
- the LOC123314994 gene encoding lymphocyte cytosolic protein 2-like isoform X1, which translates to MFREIVDYVQIEWAFVVVFAGGKKDSDISDHRSIVTNVSVSGDADHNEREALNNRESTYTTSYSLQCSENNQLSTQSSPNGPDPLTPYNWYFGYISRMQAHELLRLEGNGTFLVRRATDVDTDYPYIISVKHKPPDGIAEKENYHYRIRRDENGYFTLGWNLYFKTVKDLLDYYKGKTDILKVPLKTFIDQNHPVR; encoded by the exons ATGTTTCGTGAAATAGTGGATTATGTGCAGATAGAATGGGCTTTTGTTGTTGTGTTTGCAGGAGGAAAAAAG GATTCGGATATTTCAGATCACAGAAGTATTGTAACAAATGTATCAGTTAGTGGTGATGCGGATCATAACGAAAGGGAAGCTTTGAACAATAGAGAAAGTACATACACAACATCCTACTCCTTACAATGCTCAGAAAACAATCAGTTATCTACTCAATCGTCTCCAAATGGTCCAGATCCTCTTACTCCCTACAA ctGGTATTTTGGATATATTTCAAGAATGCAAGCTCACGAACTATTGAGACTTGAGGGAAACGGCACGTTTCTAGTGAGAAGGGCCACTGATGTCGATACAGATTACCCCTATATTATATCAGTAAAACATAAACCACCAGATGGAATtgctgaaaaagaaaattaccatTATAGGATAAGGAGAGACGAAAACGGATATTTCACTTTAGGGTGGAATCTCTATTTTAAGACTGTTAAGGATTTGCTGGACTATTACAAAG GTAAGACTGACATACTGAAGGTTCCACTGAAGACATTTATAGACCAGAATCATCCAGTTAGGTGA
- the LOC123314994 gene encoding lymphocyte cytosolic protein 2-like isoform X2: MGFCCCVCRRKKDHRSIVTNVSVSGDADHNEREALNNRESTYTTSYSLQCSENNQLSTQSSPNGPDPLTPYNWYFGYISRMQAHELLRLEGNGTFLVRRATDVDTDYPYIISVKHKPPDGIAEKENYHYRIRRDENGYFTLGWNLYFKTVKDLLDYYKGKTDILKVPLKTFIDQNHPVR; this comes from the exons ATGGGCTTTTGTTGTTGTGTTTGCAGGAGGAAAAAAG ATCACAGAAGTATTGTAACAAATGTATCAGTTAGTGGTGATGCGGATCATAACGAAAGGGAAGCTTTGAACAATAGAGAAAGTACATACACAACATCCTACTCCTTACAATGCTCAGAAAACAATCAGTTATCTACTCAATCGTCTCCAAATGGTCCAGATCCTCTTACTCCCTACAA ctGGTATTTTGGATATATTTCAAGAATGCAAGCTCACGAACTATTGAGACTTGAGGGAAACGGCACGTTTCTAGTGAGAAGGGCCACTGATGTCGATACAGATTACCCCTATATTATATCAGTAAAACATAAACCACCAGATGGAATtgctgaaaaagaaaattaccatTATAGGATAAGGAGAGACGAAAACGGATATTTCACTTTAGGGTGGAATCTCTATTTTAAGACTGTTAAGGATTTGCTGGACTATTACAAAG GTAAGACTGACATACTGAAGGTTCCACTGAAGACATTTATAGACCAGAATCATCCAGTTAGGTGA